Proteins encoded by one window of Venturia canescens isolate UGA chromosome 2, ASM1945775v1, whole genome shotgun sequence:
- the l(3)mbt gene encoding lethal(3)malignant brain tumor-like protein 3 isoform X3 codes for MDDEIVVDDVEDSNVVDPQSSDDPSTRVMPLLYIQKGKLRSAQSGAPSQTIVSPSTTQLAAIINPTHNSIVAGQNKVFIQGTNSANTAQSKQHIVIHRPLSGVGGTTTSQGQKHILLRKSNASTAQIVPLNSPQGNSSHAQTGKHTFAYLGTIIKPNKQRDSVVFPTATLGSTQMNKSKLVIAPVLSQLAQSSTTSTPGNSTQSSKHMTNLLLPVNIPQQTVSKSSMLNVKINNGQINPDNKGTITVLRESKTANSSIHPPPLHPITKMTLMGGKGVNNTSSDSIKITENPDSAVITPIPKKDEVNGQPEKRKKTRSNILRGSSEKRRNLSGGKAPQDNVIDVSYSLSSPDSEHDKEKKSHNDDDITLIKVVQNDEKISNKRNSTIDDDIKIEMIKSPSKNEYTDVDNKNDMKAKEAKTNDSKMVKDTKNPDTRTKNRDDSKEISTSINPREPNFDAAKMLEWKDGVGTLPGSTLKFCINEFGLMEVVDDDENNKQDKHISIGDKENVCLSQNSSKSSPVTVCPEKKNEEKKARAVSADTLYRCESCGCYGLAAEFESPISCSPSCTEVIEAKKQHMMRKERDLNRDLRAKRKRKRLLQEQQQSKDADDKIEEKSQDKPKSETDEDTKDTITAMDEESLSESVESKYPWQTGKLGFSWAKYLEHCKAKAAPVKLFKDPFPYGKNQFKVGMKLEGIDPEHPSRYCVLTVVEVVGYRLRLHFDGYPENYDFWVNADSMDIFPVGWSDKNGHRLDPPKGYVQSNFNWNAYLKICKATAAPKTCFANKNTVFPTGFRTGMKLEAVDRKHSSLVCVASIAGLMDSRILVHFDSWDEVYDYWADASSPYIHPVGWCHHNGHSLTPPNNYKDLKSFTWDSYLRETRSVAAPARAFKQRPPCGFKRGMKLEAVDKRIPQLIRVATVEDVKDHMIKIRFDGWPENHAYWVDNDHPDIHPMGWCLKTGHPLEGPLTPESAVERSECGSYGCRGIGHVKGPKFAGHNSASGCPYSLQNLHKARLLSDRLNITKNEPSDFDDDSYDKQKSDRSDRLKMDKTEVKVEKTEKSDRFALIEEKLIKTEKDIKQEDGESSDKNERSETSERSNKSRHHLSDGQTDDDEISRKRKKRRQASEELQYSLSHSGYGDPAHGSAPYAINMPDKQLRTELYQSVYDPGYNPLPDAPHIWAKHSNALNRVVAKQHTNPRRWSNEEVIKFIQSVPNCKEIGSIFRKHSIDGEAFLMLTQEDLITLLGLRLGPAIKLYNSIVLLRRRAT; via the exons ATGGACGACGAAATAGTAGTTGACGATGTGGAAGACAGCAACGTTGTGGATCCTCAATCATCGGATGATCCATCCACCCGTGTTATGCCTCTGTTATACAtccaaaaaggaaaattacgCTCTGCACAAAGCGGTGCTCCCAGTCAAACAATCGTTTCTCCTAGCACCACTCAACTTGCAGCTATTATCAATCCAACCCACAATTCG ATTGTTGCTGGGCAGAACAAGGTCTTTATTCAGGGAACAAATTCGGCTAATACTGCTCAGAGTAAGCAACACATTGTGATCCATCGTCCGTTAAGCGGAGTGGGTGGCACAACAACGTCGCAGGGACAAAAGCACATATTACTAAGAAAATCAAATGCTTCAACGGCTCAAATAGTTCCTTTAAATTCGCCTCAAGGAAATTCGTCACATGCGCAGACAGGAAAACATACATTTGCGTATCTCGGAACAATTATCAAGCCGAACAAACAACGAGACTCCGTTGTATTTCCCACAG CAACATTGGGCAGCACACAAATGAACAAATCGAAGCTTGTGATAGCTCCGGTGCTGTCACAATTGGCTCAAAGTTCGACGACCTCGACGCCGGGAAATTCAACGCAATCGTCGAAACACATGACGAATTTATTACTGCCCGTTAATATACCGCAACAAACAGTATCTAAGTCTAGTATGCTTAACGTTAAGATCAACAATGGACAGATTAATCCTGACAACAAAGGAACTATCACAG TTTTGCGAGAATCGAAAACCGCTAATTCCTCGATACATCCGCCTCCACTGCATCCGATAACAAAAATGACACTGATGGGAGGGAAAGGTGTGAACAATACGTCGTCGGACAGCATAAAAATAACAGAGAATCCTGATTCGGCTGTTATAACACCGATACCGAAAAAGGATGAGGTCAATGGTCAAccagagaagagaaaaaaaacccgAAGCAATATACTTCGTGGTTCGagcgagaaaagaagaaatttaAGCGGTGGAAAAGCTCCGCAGGATAATGTTATTGACGTCAGTTATTCATTAAGCAGTCCAGATTCTGAACacgacaaagaaaaaaagtctcaCAATGACGACGATATTACGTTGATAAAAGTCGttcaaaacgatgaaaaaatatccaatAAACGTAATTCGACGATCGACGACGATATTAAAATCGAAATGATCAAATCACCATCTAAAAATGAATATACCGATGTggataataaaaatgacatgaaagcgAAAGAGGCTAAAACCAATGATTCGAAAATGGTTAAAGACACCAAGAATCCCGATACCAGGACTAAAAATCGTGATGATTCCAAAGAAATCTCCACTAGCATTAATCCAAGAGAGCCTAATTTCGACGCTGCTAAAATGTTGGAATGGAAAGATGGCGTTGGAACGTTGCCCGGTAGCACCTTGAAG TTTTGCATAAACGAGTTTGGGCTGATGGAAGTGGTAGATGACGACGAGAATAACAAGCAGGACAAACACATCAGCATCGGTGATAAGGAAAATGTGTGTTTATCGCAGAATTCCTCAAAGTCGAGTCCAGTCACGGTTTGCCCTGAGAAGAAGA atgaggaaaaaaaagcccGCGCTGTCTCGGCCGATACGTTGTATCGTTGTGAAAGTTGCGGATGTTACGGTCTCGCAGCTGAATTCGAGAGCCCGATCTCCTGCAGTCCCTCTTGTACCGAAGTCATAGAAGCCAAAAAACAACACATGATGCGAAAAGAACGAGATCTCAA CAGAGATTTACGGGcgaagagaaaacgaaaaagattACTGCAAGAACAACAACAGTCGAAGGACGCGGATGATAAAATCGAGGAGAAATCACAAGACAAGCCAAAATCGGAAACTGATGAGGATACGAAAGACACGATAACTGCGATGGACGAAGAGAGTCTCAGCGAGTCTGTTGAATCCAAA TATCCGTGGCAAACGGGAAAGCTGGGCTTTTCATGGGCGAAATATCTCGAGCACTGCAAAGCAAAGGCTGCACCGGTCAAGTTGTTCAAGGATCCATTTCCCTATGGAAAAAATCAGTTCAAAGTTGGTATGAAGCTCGAGGGCATCGATCCCGAACACCCATCACGTTACTGTGTTCTCACCGTTGTCGAAGTAGTGG GCTATCGATTACGACTGCACTTCGATGGATATCCAGAGAATTATGATTTCTGGGTAAATGCCGACAGTATGGACATTTTCCCCGTCGGTTGGTCTGACAAAAATGGCCATCGGTTGGACCCACCGAAAGGCTACGTTCAGAGCAATTTCAACTGGAACgcgtatttgaaaatttgtaaagctACCGCTGCACCTAAAACTTGTTTTGCCAATAAGAAT ACGGTTTTCCCAACTGGATTCCGAACTGGAATGAAGCTGGAGGCGGTCGATAGGAAGCATTCATCATTAGTTTGCGTCGCAAGTATAGCCGGTCTCATGGATTCGAGGATACTCGTGCATTTCGACTCGTGGGACGAGGTTTACGACTATTGGGCGGACGCTAGTTCGCCGTACATACATCCGGTTGGTTGGTGTCATCACAACGGACACAGTCTAACGCCACCCAACA attACAAAGATTTGAAATCGTTCACCTGGGACTCTTATCTACGGGAGACTCGATCAGTTGCCGCACCAGCAAGAGCTTTCAAACAGAGGCCACCTTGCGGTTTCAAAAGGGGCATGAAATTGGAAGCCGTTGACAAGAGAATTCCACAATTAATCCGAGTCGCCACCGTCGAGGATGTCAAAGATCACAT GATCAAAATACGATTCGATGGATGGCCAGAAAATCACGCTTACTGGGTGGACAATGATCATCCAGATATTCATCCAATGGGCTGGTGCCTAAAGACTGGGCATCCTTTGGAAGGACCTTTGA CTCCGGAAAGTGCAGTAGAACGCTCCGAATGTGGATCTTACGGATGTCGTGGAATCGGTCACGTGAAAGGCCCGAAATTTGCGGGTCACAATTCAGCTTCGGGTTGCCCGTATTCGTTGCAAAATTTGCATAAAGCTCGTCTACTGTCGGATCGATTAAACATAACGAAAAACGAACCTTCCGATTTCGATGATGACTCGTACGATAAACAAAAGAGCGATCGATCTGACAGATTGAAAATGGACAAGACAGAGGTGAAGGTTGAAAAAACGGAAAAGAGTGATAGATTCGCCCTCATCGAAGAGAAGCtcataaaaactgaaaaagaCATCAAACAAGAGGACGGAGAATCCTCCGATAAGAACGAAAGATCCGAAACTTCGGAGAG ATCGAACAAATCTCGACATCATCTCAGTGACGGGCAAACGGATGACGACGAGATATcgaggaaacgaaaaaaaag GCGTCAAGCATCGGAGGAACTTCAGTATTCTTTGTCACACTCGGGCTACGGCGATCCGGCTCACGGCTCGGCTCCCTACGCCATCAATATGCCTGACAAGCAATTGCGTACAGAACTTTATCAATCGGTTTATGATCCCGGATACAATCCTCTGCCGGACGCACCTCACATTTGGGCTAAGCACAGTAATGCTCTAAATCGGGTTGTAGCAAAACAGCACACGAATCCACGAAGATGGTCCAACGAGGAAGTCATCAAATTCATACAGAGCGTACCGAACTGCAAGGAAATTGGGAGTATATTCAGAAAACAC AGTATCGATGGCGAGGCGTTCCTGATGTTGACACAAGAGGATTTGATAACGCTCCTGGGTCTCCGACTAGGACCAGCGATCAAATTGTACAACAGCATAGTTTTGTTGCGTCGTCGAGCCACTTGA
- the l(3)mbt gene encoding lethal(3)malignant brain tumor-like protein 3 isoform X2: MMATDNFETMDDEIVVDDVEDSNVVDPQSSDDPSTRVMPLLYIQKGKLRSAQSGAPSQTIVSPSTTQLAAIINPTHNSIVAGQNKVFIQGTNSANTAQSKQHIVIHRPLSGVGGTTTSQGQKHILLRKSNASTAQIVPLNSPQGNSSHAQTGKHTFAYLGTIIKPNKQRDSVVFPTATLGSTQMNKSKLVIAPVLSQLAQSSTTSTPGNSTQSSKHMTNLLLPVNIPQQTVSKSSMLNVKINNGQINPDNKGTITVLRESKTANSSIHPPPLHPITKMTLMGGKGVNNTSSDSIKITENPDSAVITPIPKKDEVNGQPEKRKKTRSNILRGSSEKRRNLSGGKAPQDNVIDVSYSLSSPDSEHDKEKKSHNDDDITLIKVVQNDEKISNKRNSTIDDDIKIEMIKSPSKNEYTDVDNKNDMKAKEAKTNDSKMVKDTKNPDTRTKNRDDSKEISTSINPREPNFDAAKMLEWKDGVGTLPGSTLKFCINEFGLMEVVDDDENNKQDKHISIGDKENVCLSQNSSKSSPVTVCPEKKNEEKKARAVSADTLYRCESCGCYGLAAEFESPISCSPSCTEVIEAKKQHMMRKERDLKDLRAKRKRKRLLQEQQQSKDADDKIEEKSQDKPKSETDEDTKDTITAMDEESLSESVESKYPWQTGKLGFSWAKYLEHCKAKAAPVKLFKDPFPYGKNQFKVGMKLEGIDPEHPSRYCVLTVVEVVGYRLRLHFDGYPENYDFWVNADSMDIFPVGWSDKNGHRLDPPKGYVQSNFNWNAYLKICKATAAPKTCFANKNTVFPTGFRTGMKLEAVDRKHSSLVCVASIAGLMDSRILVHFDSWDEVYDYWADASSPYIHPVGWCHHNGHSLTPPNNYKDLKSFTWDSYLRETRSVAAPARAFKQRPPCGFKRGMKLEAVDKRIPQLIRVATVEDVKDHMIKIRFDGWPENHAYWVDNDHPDIHPMGWCLKTGHPLEGPLTPESAVERSECGSYGCRGIGHVKGPKFAGHNSASGCPYSLQNLHKARLLSDRLNITKNEPSDFDDDSYDKQKSDRSDRLKMDKTEVKVEKTEKSDRFALIEEKLIKTEKDIKQEDGESSDKNERSETSERSNKSRHHLSDGQTDDDEISRKRKKRRQASEELQYSLSHSGYGDPAHGSAPYAINMPDKQLRTELYQSVYDPGYNPLPDAPHIWAKHSNALNRVVAKQHTNPRRWSNEEVIKFIQSVPNCKEIGSIFRKHSIDGEAFLMLTQEDLITLLGLRLGPAIKLYNSIVLLRRRAT, encoded by the exons ATGATGGCGACTGACAACTTTGAAAC GATGGACGACGAAATAGTAGTTGACGATGTGGAAGACAGCAACGTTGTGGATCCTCAATCATCGGATGATCCATCCACCCGTGTTATGCCTCTGTTATACAtccaaaaaggaaaattacgCTCTGCACAAAGCGGTGCTCCCAGTCAAACAATCGTTTCTCCTAGCACCACTCAACTTGCAGCTATTATCAATCCAACCCACAATTCG ATTGTTGCTGGGCAGAACAAGGTCTTTATTCAGGGAACAAATTCGGCTAATACTGCTCAGAGTAAGCAACACATTGTGATCCATCGTCCGTTAAGCGGAGTGGGTGGCACAACAACGTCGCAGGGACAAAAGCACATATTACTAAGAAAATCAAATGCTTCAACGGCTCAAATAGTTCCTTTAAATTCGCCTCAAGGAAATTCGTCACATGCGCAGACAGGAAAACATACATTTGCGTATCTCGGAACAATTATCAAGCCGAACAAACAACGAGACTCCGTTGTATTTCCCACAG CAACATTGGGCAGCACACAAATGAACAAATCGAAGCTTGTGATAGCTCCGGTGCTGTCACAATTGGCTCAAAGTTCGACGACCTCGACGCCGGGAAATTCAACGCAATCGTCGAAACACATGACGAATTTATTACTGCCCGTTAATATACCGCAACAAACAGTATCTAAGTCTAGTATGCTTAACGTTAAGATCAACAATGGACAGATTAATCCTGACAACAAAGGAACTATCACAG TTTTGCGAGAATCGAAAACCGCTAATTCCTCGATACATCCGCCTCCACTGCATCCGATAACAAAAATGACACTGATGGGAGGGAAAGGTGTGAACAATACGTCGTCGGACAGCATAAAAATAACAGAGAATCCTGATTCGGCTGTTATAACACCGATACCGAAAAAGGATGAGGTCAATGGTCAAccagagaagagaaaaaaaacccgAAGCAATATACTTCGTGGTTCGagcgagaaaagaagaaatttaAGCGGTGGAAAAGCTCCGCAGGATAATGTTATTGACGTCAGTTATTCATTAAGCAGTCCAGATTCTGAACacgacaaagaaaaaaagtctcaCAATGACGACGATATTACGTTGATAAAAGTCGttcaaaacgatgaaaaaatatccaatAAACGTAATTCGACGATCGACGACGATATTAAAATCGAAATGATCAAATCACCATCTAAAAATGAATATACCGATGTggataataaaaatgacatgaaagcgAAAGAGGCTAAAACCAATGATTCGAAAATGGTTAAAGACACCAAGAATCCCGATACCAGGACTAAAAATCGTGATGATTCCAAAGAAATCTCCACTAGCATTAATCCAAGAGAGCCTAATTTCGACGCTGCTAAAATGTTGGAATGGAAAGATGGCGTTGGAACGTTGCCCGGTAGCACCTTGAAG TTTTGCATAAACGAGTTTGGGCTGATGGAAGTGGTAGATGACGACGAGAATAACAAGCAGGACAAACACATCAGCATCGGTGATAAGGAAAATGTGTGTTTATCGCAGAATTCCTCAAAGTCGAGTCCAGTCACGGTTTGCCCTGAGAAGAAGA atgaggaaaaaaaagcccGCGCTGTCTCGGCCGATACGTTGTATCGTTGTGAAAGTTGCGGATGTTACGGTCTCGCAGCTGAATTCGAGAGCCCGATCTCCTGCAGTCCCTCTTGTACCGAAGTCATAGAAGCCAAAAAACAACACATGATGCGAAAAGAACGAGATCTCAA AGATTTACGGGcgaagagaaaacgaaaaagattACTGCAAGAACAACAACAGTCGAAGGACGCGGATGATAAAATCGAGGAGAAATCACAAGACAAGCCAAAATCGGAAACTGATGAGGATACGAAAGACACGATAACTGCGATGGACGAAGAGAGTCTCAGCGAGTCTGTTGAATCCAAA TATCCGTGGCAAACGGGAAAGCTGGGCTTTTCATGGGCGAAATATCTCGAGCACTGCAAAGCAAAGGCTGCACCGGTCAAGTTGTTCAAGGATCCATTTCCCTATGGAAAAAATCAGTTCAAAGTTGGTATGAAGCTCGAGGGCATCGATCCCGAACACCCATCACGTTACTGTGTTCTCACCGTTGTCGAAGTAGTGG GCTATCGATTACGACTGCACTTCGATGGATATCCAGAGAATTATGATTTCTGGGTAAATGCCGACAGTATGGACATTTTCCCCGTCGGTTGGTCTGACAAAAATGGCCATCGGTTGGACCCACCGAAAGGCTACGTTCAGAGCAATTTCAACTGGAACgcgtatttgaaaatttgtaaagctACCGCTGCACCTAAAACTTGTTTTGCCAATAAGAAT ACGGTTTTCCCAACTGGATTCCGAACTGGAATGAAGCTGGAGGCGGTCGATAGGAAGCATTCATCATTAGTTTGCGTCGCAAGTATAGCCGGTCTCATGGATTCGAGGATACTCGTGCATTTCGACTCGTGGGACGAGGTTTACGACTATTGGGCGGACGCTAGTTCGCCGTACATACATCCGGTTGGTTGGTGTCATCACAACGGACACAGTCTAACGCCACCCAACA attACAAAGATTTGAAATCGTTCACCTGGGACTCTTATCTACGGGAGACTCGATCAGTTGCCGCACCAGCAAGAGCTTTCAAACAGAGGCCACCTTGCGGTTTCAAAAGGGGCATGAAATTGGAAGCCGTTGACAAGAGAATTCCACAATTAATCCGAGTCGCCACCGTCGAGGATGTCAAAGATCACAT GATCAAAATACGATTCGATGGATGGCCAGAAAATCACGCTTACTGGGTGGACAATGATCATCCAGATATTCATCCAATGGGCTGGTGCCTAAAGACTGGGCATCCTTTGGAAGGACCTTTGA CTCCGGAAAGTGCAGTAGAACGCTCCGAATGTGGATCTTACGGATGTCGTGGAATCGGTCACGTGAAAGGCCCGAAATTTGCGGGTCACAATTCAGCTTCGGGTTGCCCGTATTCGTTGCAAAATTTGCATAAAGCTCGTCTACTGTCGGATCGATTAAACATAACGAAAAACGAACCTTCCGATTTCGATGATGACTCGTACGATAAACAAAAGAGCGATCGATCTGACAGATTGAAAATGGACAAGACAGAGGTGAAGGTTGAAAAAACGGAAAAGAGTGATAGATTCGCCCTCATCGAAGAGAAGCtcataaaaactgaaaaagaCATCAAACAAGAGGACGGAGAATCCTCCGATAAGAACGAAAGATCCGAAACTTCGGAGAG ATCGAACAAATCTCGACATCATCTCAGTGACGGGCAAACGGATGACGACGAGATATcgaggaaacgaaaaaaaag GCGTCAAGCATCGGAGGAACTTCAGTATTCTTTGTCACACTCGGGCTACGGCGATCCGGCTCACGGCTCGGCTCCCTACGCCATCAATATGCCTGACAAGCAATTGCGTACAGAACTTTATCAATCGGTTTATGATCCCGGATACAATCCTCTGCCGGACGCACCTCACATTTGGGCTAAGCACAGTAATGCTCTAAATCGGGTTGTAGCAAAACAGCACACGAATCCACGAAGATGGTCCAACGAGGAAGTCATCAAATTCATACAGAGCGTACCGAACTGCAAGGAAATTGGGAGTATATTCAGAAAACAC AGTATCGATGGCGAGGCGTTCCTGATGTTGACACAAGAGGATTTGATAACGCTCCTGGGTCTCCGACTAGGACCAGCGATCAAATTGTACAACAGCATAGTTTTGTTGCGTCGTCGAGCCACTTGA